DNA sequence from the Geobacter sp. AOG2 genome:
TGCGCCGTATTTGTCCCACGAGGCGCGGGCAATGGTCTCGCGGGAGAGTTGGGCCAGCTGTCGCTCCACCTCTGCCGCCACCTGCTCGCCGAAGGCGCGGTCGGTGGTGATGAGGATGGAGGAGGCCAATTCGTCGTGCTCGGCCTGGGAGAGCAGGTCCGCCGCGATGTGGGCGGGGTTGCCGCTGCCGTCGCTGATGACCAGGATCTCGCTCGGCCCGGCGATCATGTCGATGCCCACAGCGCCAAAGACCAGTTTCTTGGCCGTGGCCACGTAGATGTTGCCCGGCCCGGTGATCTTGTCCACCTTGGGGACGGTTTCGGTACCGTAGGCCAGGGCCGCCACGGCCTGGGCTCCGCCCATGCGGAAGATGCGGTCCACTCCCGAGAGGCGGGCCGCCACCAGGACGTGGGGGTTGATCTCGCCTCCCGGCGTGGGGGCCACCATGACGATTTCTCCCACGCCCGCCACGCGGGCCGGCACGGCGTTCATGATCACGCTGCTGGGATAGCTGGCCTTGCCGCCGGGGACGTAGATGCCGACCCGCGCCAGGGGGGTGACCTTCTGCCCCAGCATGATGTCCGGCTCTTCGGTGGAGATCCAGGTCTGCTGTTTCTGTTTTTCGTGAAAGCTGGAAACCCGCTCCACGGCCAGCATGAGCGCTTCCACGTCGGCCTCGTCCACCCGTTCGAAGGCCGCGTCGATCTCGTCCGCGCTCACCTCCAGCTCGGCCACGGAGGCGGCCTCCAGGCGGTCGAAGCGCCGGGTCAGCTCCAGCACGGCCTTGTCGCCCCGCTTACGCACGTCGGCGATGATGCCGAGCACGGTCTGTTCCACCTCGCGGCCGGTCTCTTCGCCGCGGGAAAGGATGGCGCCGAACTTCTCCGCAAAATCGTTGTCGCGTATGTCGAGAAAAAGCATGGGTACCCTCTTATAGCGTTTATCCTAAAAAAAGAATTTGCCACAGAGCCACAGAGCCACTGAGATAACATGTCGAAGAGTTAGTGCTTCGGTGGTTAAATGTCCGAGAATCGTAGGGGCGAACTGCTGCTCGCCCAATCAGGGCGCATGCAATGCGCCCCTACGATGATTTTCTCTGTGTCTCTGCGTCTCTGTGGCAGAAGTGCCGTTTTCAGGTTTATGCGGACTGAAGCTCTCGTTCCAGCCCCTGGATGATTTCGGTGATCCGCTCGTACTTGGTCTTGAGGCTGGCGCGGTTGACGATCAGCCGGGTGGTGATCTCGGCGATGGTTTCCACCTCCACCAGGCCGTTCTGGCGCAGGGTCTCGCCGGTGGAAACCAGGTCCACGATCCGCTCGGACAGCCCCACCAGCGGCGCCAGTTCGATGGAACCGTACAGCTTGATGATCTCCACCTGGATGCCCTTGGCACCGAAATAGGCCTCGGCCACGTGGGGGTACTTGGTGGCAATGCGGATGTGGGACCAGACGGAGGGGTCGTCGTTATCGGCCAGGTTGGCCGGCTCGGCCACCATCATACGGCAGTAGCCGAATTTCAGGTCCAACGGCTCGTACAGGTCCTTACCCTGCTCCATGAGCGTATCCTTGCCCACGATGCCAAGGTCGGCGCTGCCGTACTCCACGTAGGTGGGAACATCGGTGGCGCGCACGATCATATAGCGCATGCGCTGCTCGGCATTCTCGAAGATCAGCTTGCGGGAGTCGGAGAGCAGTTCCCGGCAGTCGATGCCGATCTTGCCGAACAGCGCCACCGACTCTTCAAGAATCCGCCCCTTGGGGATTGCAATAGTAATCCAGTCGTTCACCTGGTTTTATTCCTTTCGGATGTCGATTTTGTGCAAGGTCAAGGCGGAGGAGGAAGCCCGCGGAGGTATCGTCATCCGACGCACAATTTCACGAACGTGAAATTGGTCGGCGAAAGCCGACACAAGGAGATTCCGAACGACAACGCAGAGATTGCGCAAAAGCGGCATTCGTCACTCCTGTACCCTTTTTATATCCGCGCCCAGCCCCGCCAGCTTCTTCTCTATGGACTCATACCCCCGGTCCAGATGGTAGATGCGGGAGATCTCGGTGATGTTGTCCGCGGCCAGACCGGCCAGGATCAGGGACGCCGAGGCCCGCAGGTCGGTAGCCATGACCGGCGCGCCGGACAGCTTCTTGACCCCTTTGACCGTGGCGCTGTTGCCCTCGATGGTGATGTCCGCCCCGAAGCGCAGCAGTTCGGAGACGTGCATGAAGCGGTTCTCGAAGATGTTCTCGCTGATGACGCTCGCCCCGTCGGCTACGCACATGAGCGCCATGAACTGGGCCTGCATGTCCGTGGGGAAGCCGGGGTAGGGACGGGTCTTGATGTTGATGCTGCGGATTTTTCTGGGCCCCTTGACACGCACCACGTTGTCGTGACTGGTGATCTCCACCCCGGCGTCCTGGAGCTTGAAGACCAGTGCATCCAGGTGTTCCAGTTTCATGCCGTGAATCTTCACGTCGCCGCCGGTGATCGCCGCGGCGATCATGAAGGTGCCGGCCTCGATGCGGTCCGGCATGACCGGATAGGAAACGGGCGAGAGTTCGGTGACCCCCTGGATGCGGATGGTGTCGGTCCCAGCCCCCTCGATCTTGGCGCCCATGAGGTTGAGCATCTGGGCCAGATCGACGATCTCCGGTTCCCGGGCGGCGTTCTCCAGAACCGTCTCCCCCCTGGCCATGGCCGCGGCCATCATCAGGTGTTCGGTGCCTCCCACGGTGGAGATGTCGAAGTTGACCCGTGCACCCTTCAGATGTCGCGCCTTGGCCTCCACATAGCCGTGTTCCAGATTGATCTCGGCCCCCAGGGCCTGAAGCCCTTTGAGGTGCAGGTTGATGGGGCGGGCACCGATGGCGCACCCGCCGGGCAGGGAGACGCGTGCCTTGCCGAAGCGTGCCAGAAGTGGGCCCAGGACCAGCACCGAAGCGCGCATGGTCCGGACCAGGTCGTAGGTCGCTTCGTGGTTACGGATACCGGCGGAGTCGATCTTGACGAGGTTACCGTTGCCTTCGATGGTGGCGCCCAGGGATTCCAGCACCTTGATGGTGGTATTGATGTCGCGCAGGAAGGGTACGTTGCTGATCCGGTTTAATCCCGGGGCCAGGATGGTGGCCACAAAAATGGGCAGGGAAGCGTTCTTTGAGCCGCTGACCCGTACTTCCCCGGTCAGTTTCTTTCCTCCCTTGATGACGAGCTTATCCAACCTTGTTCTCCCTTTTATTGACAATAAAGAAAAAAACATATTACTCGATGGGGTCCCCCTTGTCCAAGGAAAAGTTGTCCGGAAACCGGGAGATACGCTATCGATGGGCTTGGGGCGATGGAGCTGTCGCGTGCCGGATGAGTAACTTTTTGTATATGGGGTTGGCAGCATGCTGTGATATAGTGCTAACCCTATGTCATAAGCAATGTTCGTCTCATGAATGAGTGTGGTGCGCAGTTGAAATTGAACATCCGGAAGCGTTTCGATGCGGACTCTATCCCTTAAAACCAAGGTTGGTCTTGTTTTTCCCGCGCTCACCATCTGCGTGCTGGCCGGAATCCTTGTGCTGTCCCAGAGGATCCTGGAATTGCGCATCAAGGAGGGGGTCGCCGAACAGCAGTACCAGATCGTCTCGCTCCTGGCGGACGATATCGACCGGGAGGTGGCCTCTACCCAAGAGTCGTTGATTGCCATCTCCCGCGCGGCAACGCCCGGCATGATCTCTACCCCTCAAAAGGCCCTGGAGTTTCTGAACGGCCAGAACGAACACCTCGCCACCTTCGACAACGGCCTCTTCCTCTTCGACCGTAGCGGTCGGCTGATTGCGGAACTCCCCCAGGGGATGGAGCGTTCAGGCAAGGATTTCCCCTACCGAGACTGTCTGAAAAAGACCATTGCCACGCGGAAACCCTCCATCTCCGAACCCTATGAATCCTCCATGGATCAGCATCGTCCCGCCCTGATGTTCACCGCCCCGGTCTTCAACGGGACCGGCGCCCTGGTTGCCGTACTGGGGGG
Encoded proteins:
- the hisD gene encoding histidinol dehydrogenase — encoded protein: MLFLDIRDNDFAEKFGAILSRGEETGREVEQTVLGIIADVRKRGDKAVLELTRRFDRLEAASVAELEVSADEIDAAFERVDEADVEALMLAVERVSSFHEKQKQQTWISTEEPDIMLGQKVTPLARVGIYVPGGKASYPSSVIMNAVPARVAGVGEIVMVAPTPGGEINPHVLVAARLSGVDRIFRMGGAQAVAALAYGTETVPKVDKITGPGNIYVATAKKLVFGAVGIDMIAGPSEILVISDGSGNPAHIAADLLSQAEHDELASSILITTDRAFGEQVAAEVERQLAQLSRETIARASWDKYGAVIVAGNLDEVIDFSNRIAPEHLELAVADPFAILSRITNAGAIFMGHWTPEAAGDYLAGPNHTLPTGGTARFFSPLSVDDFVKKSSIVYFSEGGLKRLGSDIVRIAGLEGLEAHAKSVSKRLEQV
- the murA gene encoding UDP-N-acetylglucosamine 1-carboxyvinyltransferase; translated protein: MDKLVIKGGKKLTGEVRVSGSKNASLPIFVATILAPGLNRISNVPFLRDINTTIKVLESLGATIEGNGNLVKIDSAGIRNHEATYDLVRTMRASVLVLGPLLARFGKARVSLPGGCAIGARPINLHLKGLQALGAEINLEHGYVEAKARHLKGARVNFDISTVGGTEHLMMAAAMARGETVLENAAREPEIVDLAQMLNLMGAKIEGAGTDTIRIQGVTELSPVSYPVMPDRIEAGTFMIAAAITGGDVKIHGMKLEHLDALVFKLQDAGVEITSHDNVVRVKGPRKIRSINIKTRPYPGFPTDMQAQFMALMCVADGASVISENIFENRFMHVSELLRFGADITIEGNSATVKGVKKLSGAPVMATDLRASASLILAGLAADNITEISRIYHLDRGYESIEKKLAGLGADIKRVQE
- the hisG gene encoding ATP phosphoribosyltransferase; translated protein: MNDWITIAIPKGRILEESVALFGKIGIDCRELLSDSRKLIFENAEQRMRYMIVRATDVPTYVEYGSADLGIVGKDTLMEQGKDLYEPLDLKFGYCRMMVAEPANLADNDDPSVWSHIRIATKYPHVAEAYFGAKGIQVEIIKLYGSIELAPLVGLSERIVDLVSTGETLRQNGLVEVETIAEITTRLIVNRASLKTKYERITEIIQGLERELQSA